The Paenibacillus sp. BIC5C1 DNA segment GGAAGGTCTGCACGTAATCTTCCTTGTTAAAGCCCTGATCGGCAGCGGTCAGCTCATCCAAGGATGCATAGTACCCTTTGCGCGCCCAGTCGATATTGGAGCTTAGTACAGCGGCGGGTACTTTTTTCGAGGCAATGGCAGCCTGGAGTTTTTGTTCGGTTTCCGTGTAATCTGCTTGTACAATTCCTTTCACAACAACTTCGCTCTGGGATGCATTGAAGGCATCAATCGTCTTCTTCATGTTATCTCCCAGGTTGCCACCCAGACCATACCAGAACTCAATCTCGACAGGACTGCTTGATGCAGAATCAGCTCCATTCGCAGCAGCTGCATCTGAACCCGTGCCTGTACCGCTATCAGCTGAGGAACCACATGCGGTGATCAGGGCGAAACTCGCAGCCAGTACCAGCGACATGCCCCCTCTCCACCTGAGCTTTAATTTGTTCCGCCATTTCATACTCGCTTGACTCAATTTCATTTTGATTCCTCCTATATAAAGTATGTTGTGAAAATCAGTTCTTGTTCACGCCGGCAGTAATATTCACACTCTGCATGATCGTTTTCTGGGTAAACAGGAAAAGGATCAGCAGCGGTGCGATGGTAAAGGCACTGGCAGCCATGATCTGCGGCCATGCCAGACCGTAGGCTCCACCCTCCACGAAAAAGCTGCGCAGACCTGCGGATACCAATTGCAGATTCGGGTCTTTGGTAATGAGCATCGGCCAGAAATAGTTGTTGTACTGGTCAATGAACGTAATCAACACCATCACGGCAAACGACGAGCGAACCAGCGGCGTCATAATGGTCCACAGAATGCGGAAGTGCGACGCCCCATCCAATTGTCCAGCTTCCACCAGTTCGTGAGACACCTGCATAAATGCCTGACGGATCAGGAAAATGGAGAACACACTGACACAGTTGGACACAATCAGTCCGGTATAGGAGTCCAGTAATTTAAGTTCGCTGAGCACCAAATAACTGGGCAAATAAACGGCGGTACTCGGAATCATGTAGCCTACCAGAATCAGTCCGGTGAGTACCCCTTTTATACGAAAGCGCATATGGGTGAGTGCATAGGCCATCATGCTGGAGTTAATGACCTGAATCAGACAGATCGCAGCCGCTACCCCTGTACTATTCAGAATGTAACGGGCAAATGGAGCAGCTTGCCACGCATCCACATAATTGTTCCAACGGAACGTTTCGGGCCAGAAGGTTGGCGGGAACTGCCAGATCTCGTCATTGGTTTTGAAACCGCTAATGACCA contains these protein-coding regions:
- a CDS encoding carbohydrate ABC transporter permease; this encodes MNMTTLTNQTRKDNSREEVQKRKVPRTGKGFATALRYLLLALVSLTMAFPFYWMVISGFKTNDEIWQFPPTFWPETFRWNNYVDAWQAAPFARYILNSTGVAAAICLIQVINSSMMAYALTHMRFRIKGVLTGLILVGYMIPSTAVYLPSYLVLSELKLLDSYTGLIVSNCVSVFSIFLIRQAFMQVSHELVEAGQLDGASHFRILWTIMTPLVRSSFAVMVLITFIDQYNNYFWPMLITKDPNLQLVSAGLRSFFVEGGAYGLAWPQIMAASAFTIAPLLILFLFTQKTIMQSVNITAGVNKN